A single Tenacibaculum sp. 190524A02b DNA region contains:
- a CDS encoding HTTM domain-containing protein, translating into METRRFFIDKIIDNLSTKHNFTFYAAFLRIFICLYLIKDVIITMQFKDLFYKGKMYLETGNSVLLDVLGVSTQFVRDNFEIFNGIYLILIVLYFFGVGKNLIALFLCMFYEVIQNFTWITLNGGDNLMKFVMLYMVFINSYEYFSIDKQRFKNRKNTAFNNFMTNLGCYSICIHLCLVYFVSAMHKIHADVWFNGIATYYTLSLERFGGGNAINEWLSKNGTFVTLSTYGTILVELFYPVLIWFKETKVLFIISAIGLHLSIAVLMMLYDFQLLFIALQGMFISDKFWISLVEKVKSKPFIQKMFFDDKKEELIS; encoded by the coding sequence ATGGAAACAAGAAGATTTTTTATCGATAAAATAATAGATAACTTATCAACCAAACACAACTTTACTTTTTATGCAGCATTTTTAAGAATATTTATATGTCTGTATTTAATTAAAGATGTAATAATAACAATGCAGTTTAAAGACCTTTTTTATAAAGGTAAAATGTATTTAGAAACAGGTAATTCGGTTTTGCTTGATGTATTAGGTGTTTCTACGCAGTTTGTTAGAGATAATTTTGAAATATTTAATGGAATATATCTTATACTTATTGTATTGTATTTTTTTGGAGTGGGAAAAAATTTGATAGCATTATTTTTATGTATGTTTTATGAGGTAATCCAAAACTTCACTTGGATTACTCTAAACGGAGGAGATAATTTAATGAAATTTGTAATGCTCTATATGGTTTTTATAAATTCATATGAATATTTCTCTATAGATAAACAGCGCTTTAAAAATAGGAAGAATACAGCTTTTAATAATTTCATGACCAATTTAGGATGTTACTCTATTTGCATTCATTTGTGTTTAGTGTATTTTGTATCTGCCATGCATAAAATTCATGCAGATGTATGGTTTAATGGAATTGCTACTTATTACACGTTGTCTTTAGAACGATTTGGGGGAGGAAACGCTATTAATGAATGGCTTTCTAAAAATGGAACATTTGTTACGCTATCTACATACGGAACAATACTTGTTGAGCTATTTTATCCAGTACTAATATGGTTTAAAGAAACAAAAGTATTGTTTATTATTTCAGCAATAGGATTACACTTGAGTATAGCAGTTTTAATGATGCTTTATGATTTTCAATTGCTTTTTATTGCGTTGCAAGGAATGTTTATTAGTGATAAGTTTTGGATATCATTAGTAGAAAAGGTAAAAAGTAAGCCTTTTATTCAAAAAATGTTTTTCGATGATAAAAAAGAAGAGTTGATAAGTTAA